From Draconibacterium halophilum, one genomic window encodes:
- the metK gene encoding methionine adenosyltransferase, whose amino-acid sequence MNYLFTSESVSEGHPDKVADQISDALLDQILAFDANSKVAIETLVTTGQVVVAGEVKSQAYVDVQEVTRNVINQIGYTKAAYRFDGDSCGVLTAIHEQSDDINRGVDREEKTEQGAGDQGMMFGYACKDTENFMPLTLDLSHKILQELAVIRREGEVMTYLRPDSKSQVTVEYNDSNEPVKVHTIVVSTQHDEFDADEPMLAKIKEDVINILIPRVKAQLSENVQALFSDDIIYHVNPTGKFVIGGPHGDTGLTGRKIIVDTYGGRGAHGGGAFSGKDPSKVDRSAAYASRHIAKNLVAAGVADEILVQLAYAIGVAQPVGVFVNTYGRSNVRVSDGEIAEKVKAIFDLRPAAIEERLKLRNPIYQDTAAYGHMGREPQTVTKTFESPYSGKVTRELELFTWEKLDFVDQIKETFGL is encoded by the coding sequence ATGAATTATTTATTTACAAGCGAATCAGTATCGGAAGGCCACCCGGATAAGGTAGCCGACCAAATTTCAGACGCACTACTCGACCAGATACTGGCTTTTGATGCCAACTCGAAAGTGGCTATCGAAACCCTGGTAACAACCGGGCAGGTTGTTGTTGCCGGCGAGGTAAAATCGCAGGCTTATGTTGATGTGCAGGAAGTTACCCGAAACGTAATTAACCAAATTGGTTACACTAAAGCGGCGTATCGTTTTGATGGCGATTCATGCGGCGTATTAACGGCCATTCACGAACAAAGCGACGATATTAACCGCGGTGTTGACCGTGAAGAAAAAACCGAACAGGGTGCGGGCGATCAGGGAATGATGTTTGGATACGCCTGTAAAGACACCGAAAATTTTATGCCCTTAACACTCGACCTGTCGCACAAAATTTTGCAAGAACTGGCTGTTATCCGTCGCGAAGGAGAAGTGATGACTTATTTGCGCCCGGATTCAAAATCGCAGGTAACTGTTGAATACAACGACTCCAACGAGCCGGTGAAAGTGCATACAATCGTAGTATCGACACAACACGATGAGTTTGATGCCGACGAACCAATGCTGGCAAAAATTAAGGAGGATGTGATCAACATTCTTATTCCGCGTGTTAAAGCTCAATTATCAGAAAATGTTCAGGCTTTATTTAGCGACGACATTATTTATCACGTTAATCCAACGGGTAAATTTGTTATTGGCGGGCCACACGGCGATACCGGGTTAACAGGCCGAAAAATTATTGTTGACACTTACGGCGGACGCGGAGCCCACGGTGGTGGTGCCTTCTCGGGAAAAGACCCGTCGAAAGTTGACCGCTCGGCAGCTTATGCATCGCGCCATATTGCCAAAAACCTAGTGGCTGCAGGTGTTGCCGACGAGATTCTTGTACAATTGGCTTATGCTATTGGTGTTGCCCAGCCGGTAGGTGTTTTTGTAAATACTTACGGTCGTTCGAATGTAAGGGTAAGCGACGGCGAAATTGCTGAAAAAGTAAAAGCTATTTTCGATCTTCGCCCGGCAGCCATTGAGGAACGATTAAAACTGCGCAACCCGATTTACCAGGACACTGCTGCTTATGGCCACATGGGGCGTGAACCCCAAACCGTAACAAAAACTTTTGAATCGCCATACAGTGGGAAGGTTACCAGGGAGTTGGAGTTATTCACCTGGGAGAAACTCGATTTTGTTGACCAGATTAAAGAAACTTTCGGATTATAG
- a CDS encoding carbamoyltransferase C-terminal domain-containing protein has protein sequence MDNNKPTLAIYGIQDRFDYEHPFYVHDHNMALMQNGKVEWFLQQERISRRKRDNTLHIHLKTVLKEKKLLGRDYDLLFVDNVVGRTFLLQSGEVRFEAPLNKQLSIGLEKGKCWWFGEEKEAWVLNHELAHLFSCLPFFGNFRDNSLLVHFDGGASLSNFSAAVYKNNRLEWLEYHWDLKPYSTLFNANALVFAIIGARLPEQNAVPGKFMGFSGLGNYRPELGKWLKSNNYFQDIWRKTSVFFELAKKDWGVDLKYFDQKDPFIQDVAATLQELFTQEIVTKLQKLQEKTSTENLYYTGGSALNIVANTRIVNRGMFQQVFIPPCTEDSGLALGAAAFAEWKKHGKVEENSAYLNNWGIENYKTDFSEETINKVADQLATKKLVGVCNNFGEAGPRALGNRSILAFAGSKELAKKLSREKKSREWYRPLAPVALEENVKYFTGQSTVHPLSKFMLLDFAVLPEKQQEITGAIHVDGTARFQTISDEADNPFLLALLKRLDEKYGIKALINTSFNAGGEPIVHTEEDAWQSAQKMQLDGVVLNGKFVQL, from the coding sequence ATGGATAATAACAAGCCCACTTTGGCGATTTATGGTATTCAGGATCGGTTTGATTATGAACACCCGTTTTATGTGCACGATCATAATATGGCGTTGATGCAAAACGGGAAAGTGGAGTGGTTTTTACAACAGGAACGGATTTCGCGCCGCAAACGAGATAATACGCTTCATATTCATCTTAAAACGGTTTTAAAAGAAAAAAAACTACTGGGTAGGGATTACGACCTGCTATTTGTTGATAATGTGGTGGGCCGCACCTTTTTATTACAAAGTGGAGAGGTGCGTTTTGAAGCTCCACTCAATAAACAGTTGTCAATCGGGTTGGAAAAAGGAAAATGCTGGTGGTTTGGCGAGGAAAAAGAAGCCTGGGTGTTGAACCACGAGCTGGCGCATCTATTTTCATGCCTGCCTTTCTTTGGAAATTTTCGGGATAACAGTTTGCTGGTTCATTTTGATGGCGGCGCCAGTTTAAGCAATTTTTCAGCGGCAGTATATAAGAATAATCGTTTGGAGTGGCTGGAATACCACTGGGATTTAAAGCCGTATTCGACCTTGTTTAACGCGAATGCTTTGGTATTTGCTATTATCGGTGCCAGGCTGCCCGAGCAAAATGCTGTTCCCGGAAAATTTATGGGATTTTCAGGGCTTGGGAATTACCGACCCGAATTAGGTAAGTGGTTAAAAAGCAACAATTATTTTCAGGATATTTGGAGAAAAACCTCCGTGTTTTTCGAGCTTGCCAAAAAGGATTGGGGAGTAGATCTAAAATATTTTGATCAGAAAGATCCTTTTATTCAGGATGTAGCAGCGACCTTGCAGGAGCTTTTTACGCAGGAAATAGTAACAAAACTACAAAAGTTGCAGGAAAAAACCAGTACTGAAAATTTGTACTATACCGGCGGATCGGCATTAAATATTGTAGCCAATACACGAATTGTAAATAGAGGAATGTTTCAGCAGGTTTTTATACCGCCGTGCACCGAAGATTCGGGGTTGGCACTGGGAGCAGCAGCTTTTGCTGAGTGGAAGAAACATGGAAAAGTAGAAGAGAACTCAGCTTATTTAAACAATTGGGGAATTGAAAATTACAAAACTGATTTTTCGGAGGAAACGATAAATAAAGTGGCCGATCAACTGGCAACGAAAAAGCTGGTTGGTGTATGTAATAATTTTGGCGAAGCAGGACCTCGCGCTTTAGGAAATCGCAGTATTTTAGCTTTTGCCGGATCAAAGGAACTGGCAAAAAAGTTGAGTAGGGAAAAGAAAAGCCGCGAATGGTATCGTCCGCTGGCACCGGTTGCTTTGGAAGAAAATGTAAAATACTTTACGGGGCAGTCAACTGTTCATCCTTTGTCGAAATTTATGTTACTTGATTTTGCCGTTCTTCCTGAGAAACAACAGGAAATAACCGGAGCGATTCATGTGGATGGAACGGCACGTTTTCAAACTATTTCAGATGAGGCAGATAATCCATTTTTGCTTGCATTACTAAAACGCCTGGATGAAAAATACGGTATAAAAGCGCTGATAAATACTTCGTTCAACGCTGGTGGCGAACCCATCGTTCATACCGAAGAGGATGCATGGCAATCGGCACAAAAAATGCAGCTTGACGGAGTGGTTTTAAATGGAAAGTTTGTTCAGCTTTAA
- the ispG gene encoding (E)-4-hydroxy-3-methylbut-2-enyl-diphosphate synthase — translation MKDRNFNYIKDLTRYQRQETAEVNIGGVPVGSNNPIRIQTMTDTNTTDTEATIEQIIRVVKAGADYVRVTVKGMSDAESLKVIKKELVERGYNTPLIADIHFNPRLAEVAAKYVSKVRINPGNFYDKRAQFKNKIYTDVEYNQELAIIEKQFVPFLKMLKETKTALRIGANHGSLSDRVMSRYGDTPAGIAESVMEFLRICKKENFKNVVVSIKSSNTRVMVYTVRLLNFKMRLEDMKFPIHLGVTEAGEGEDGRIKSAVGVGALLSDGIGDTVRISLTEAPLNEIPVALKLMNHFKRYQNHEPISAPLIAQTNPFEYERRDTRPVLNMGGKQLPVVIADLGDRSLREMIPIRGKLVPDYFVSGNKILDIEGEEYPVITLEEYLFESTRWGRMKFIRTDKAEFDRFMDMHPEIIMKLKQTRKTVLILESHNANPMAELRAFFMSLETHIWKVPVVLFRQYNESRLDDLQITAAADLGGLLIDGYGDGICLSNDNENITFTELKDLSFALLQASRMRVTKTEFVSCPGCGRTLFNLQETTRAVKAHFKHLDHLKIGIMGCVVNGPGEMGDVDYGFVGAGNNKVNLYKGLKPIKRHIPYENAVEELEQLIRENGDWKDPED, via the coding sequence ATGAAGGATCGTAATTTCAACTATATTAAAGATTTAACCCGCTATCAACGACAAGAAACTGCAGAAGTAAATATCGGGGGAGTTCCTGTCGGTAGCAATAATCCCATCCGCATCCAAACAATGACCGATACCAACACCACGGATACCGAAGCTACCATAGAGCAGATTATCCGAGTGGTTAAGGCTGGTGCCGATTATGTGCGGGTAACTGTAAAGGGGATGTCGGATGCTGAAAGCCTTAAGGTTATCAAGAAAGAGTTAGTTGAAAGAGGCTATAATACGCCTTTGATCGCTGATATACATTTCAACCCGAGATTAGCAGAAGTAGCTGCCAAATACGTATCAAAAGTGCGTATCAATCCGGGGAACTTCTATGATAAACGAGCGCAATTCAAAAATAAAATATACACCGATGTAGAGTACAATCAGGAGCTTGCTATAATTGAAAAGCAGTTTGTGCCTTTTCTTAAAATGCTGAAAGAAACCAAAACAGCATTGCGAATTGGTGCCAATCACGGCTCGCTTTCCGACAGGGTAATGAGCCGTTATGGCGATACACCGGCCGGAATTGCCGAATCGGTAATGGAATTCCTTCGTATTTGTAAAAAGGAAAATTTTAAAAATGTTGTAGTATCTATCAAGTCGAGCAACACACGGGTAATGGTTTATACCGTTCGTTTGCTTAACTTTAAAATGCGTCTTGAAGATATGAAATTCCCCATCCATTTAGGGGTTACCGAAGCCGGCGAAGGCGAAGACGGGCGCATAAAATCGGCCGTGGGAGTTGGCGCACTATTGAGTGATGGAATAGGTGATACGGTGCGCATTTCGTTAACCGAGGCACCATTAAATGAAATTCCGGTGGCTTTAAAATTGATGAATCATTTTAAACGCTACCAGAATCACGAGCCTATTTCGGCACCACTGATTGCACAAACCAATCCGTTTGAATACGAGCGCCGCGATACCCGTCCGGTATTGAACATGGGAGGGAAGCAACTGCCGGTTGTTATCGCCGACCTTGGCGACAGGAGTTTGCGCGAAATGATCCCGATCAGGGGGAAACTGGTTCCCGATTATTTTGTTTCGGGAAACAAAATTCTTGATATCGAAGGCGAAGAATATCCGGTAATTACGCTTGAGGAATACTTATTTGAAAGTACACGCTGGGGAAGAATGAAATTCATTCGTACCGACAAAGCGGAATTCGACCGTTTTATGGATATGCACCCCGAGATCATCATGAAACTGAAACAGACCCGGAAAACTGTCCTCATTCTTGAAAGCCACAACGCCAACCCAATGGCGGAGTTGCGAGCTTTCTTTATGTCGCTCGAAACGCATATCTGGAAAGTGCCTGTTGTGCTTTTCCGTCAATATAATGAGAGTCGTTTAGACGATCTTCAGATTACTGCTGCAGCCGATCTTGGAGGTTTGCTGATTGACGGATACGGCGATGGAATTTGCCTGTCGAACGATAACGAAAATATTACTTTCACCGAACTGAAAGATCTGAGTTTTGCTTTATTGCAAGCCAGCCGCATGCGCGTAACCAAAACCGAGTTTGTGTCGTGTCCGGGATGTGGGAGAACACTGTTTAATTTGCAGGAAACTACCCGCGCCGTAAAAGCACATTTCAAACATCTCGATCATTTAAAAATCGGTATCATGGGCTGTGTGGTAAATGGCCCCGGCGAGATGGGCGATGTGGATTATGGTTTTGTGGGAGCGGGCAATAATAAAGTGAATTTATATAAAGGCCTGAAACCAATAAAACGCCACATTCCTTACGAAAATGCTGTGGAAGAACTCGAACAGCTGATTCGCGAGAATGGCGACTGGAAAGATCCGGAAGATTAA
- a CDS encoding alpha/beta hydrolase, which yields MKELNLLLIFTIFSFLSFAQGGKVLDNLKVKSEILGMERNYAIYLPADYETSERSYPVLYLLHGATDNHTGWVQFGEIKHIADKAIAEGLATAMIVVMPDADTKQMGYTNTPNGWRYEDFFFDELMPHVEEKYRIRKEKRYRAISGLSMGGGGTFYYALHRPDLFSSACPLSASTGPLTREDVDNQLKRRGMAEATNQQKDEWFENYSVLEMVKTKPEKELESVKWFIDCGDDDFLYEGNSLVHIQLKKRNIPHEYRVRDGAHNWTYWRESLPVVLGFVSNTFHQH from the coding sequence ATGAAAGAACTTAATTTACTTTTAATATTCACCATTTTTTCGTTTTTAAGCTTCGCCCAAGGAGGAAAAGTATTGGATAACCTCAAGGTAAAAAGCGAAATTTTGGGCATGGAGCGTAACTACGCTATTTACTTGCCAGCCGATTACGAGACCTCTGAAAGGAGTTACCCAGTGCTTTATCTGCTGCATGGTGCTACCGACAACCACACCGGGTGGGTGCAATTTGGAGAGATTAAGCACATTGCCGATAAAGCGATAGCAGAAGGCCTTGCCACTGCAATGATTGTGGTTATGCCCGATGCTGATACCAAGCAAATGGGCTACACCAATACACCCAATGGTTGGCGCTATGAAGATTTCTTTTTTGATGAACTAATGCCACATGTAGAGGAGAAATATCGTATAAGAAAAGAAAAGCGTTACCGGGCAATTTCAGGACTTTCAATGGGAGGTGGTGGCACCTTTTATTATGCATTACACCGACCTGATTTGTTTTCATCGGCTTGCCCATTAAGTGCTTCAACGGGGCCGTTAACCCGAGAAGATGTTGATAATCAATTGAAACGCCGTGGCATGGCTGAAGCTACCAATCAACAAAAAGATGAATGGTTTGAAAACTACAGCGTTCTTGAAATGGTTAAAACGAAACCTGAGAAAGAATTAGAATCGGTAAAATGGTTTATTGATTGTGGTGACGATGACTTTTTATACGAGGGAAATTCATTAGTTCATATTCAACTTAAAAAAAGAAATATTCCACACGAATATCGTGTGCGCGATGGAGCACATAACTGGACTTATTGGCGCGAATCGCTACCGGTTGTTTTAGGTTTTGTTTCCAATACTTTCCACCAACATTAA
- a CDS encoding flavin reductase family protein has translation MARTYWKPGTIIYPLPAVMVSCGENPEEHNIITIAWTGTINSDPPMCYISVRPGRHSYDIIKRTGEFVINLTTEKLAKATDWCGCRSGRKYDKWKEMNLTPAPAKMVKAPIIEESPVNIECRVKDIVELGSHHMFISEVLSVSVDDTYMNKEQAFSFSKANPLVYSHGHYFGMGKRIGKFGWSVEKKKTKKKRKK, from the coding sequence ATGGCACGAACGTACTGGAAACCCGGAACCATTATTTATCCCTTGCCAGCAGTAATGGTAAGTTGTGGCGAAAATCCCGAAGAACACAATATTATTACCATTGCCTGGACGGGCACTATAAACAGCGATCCGCCCATGTGTTATATTTCGGTTCGCCCGGGGCGTCATTCGTACGATATTATTAAACGCACCGGCGAATTTGTAATCAACCTCACCACCGAAAAACTGGCAAAAGCAACCGACTGGTGTGGTTGTCGCTCAGGGCGCAAATACGACAAATGGAAAGAAATGAACCTGACACCTGCCCCCGCCAAAATGGTAAAAGCACCAATTATCGAGGAGTCGCCGGTAAATATCGAATGCCGTGTAAAAGATATCGTGGAATTGGGTTCACACCACATGTTTATTTCCGAAGTGCTTAGCGTTTCGGTTGATGATACCTATATGAATAAAGAGCAGGCTTTTAGCTTCTCAAAAGCAAATCCTTTGGTTTACAGTCATGGTCATTATTTCGGCATGGGAAAACGTATTGGCAAGTTTGGTTGGTCAGTCGAAAAAAAGAAAACGAAAAAGAAACGAAAAAAATAA
- the efp gene encoding elongation factor P, with product MASTADFKNGMCFMFKGDIYTIVSFLHVKPGKGPAFVRTKLKNVKNGKVIENTFNSGVKVDDVRVERRPYQFLYRDDMGLNMMNTETFEQISIPETMVENNDLMKEGQMVEIQFHAEEELPLTAEMPDKVELTITETIEGEKGNTASSTALKPATVETGAEVMVPMFINEGDVIRVSTADRSYSERVKQ from the coding sequence ATGGCTTCTACAGCAGATTTTAAAAATGGAATGTGTTTCATGTTTAAAGGTGATATTTACACCATTGTATCATTCCTTCACGTAAAACCGGGTAAAGGTCCCGCTTTTGTACGTACAAAACTAAAAAATGTAAAAAACGGAAAGGTAATCGAAAATACATTTAATTCAGGTGTTAAAGTTGATGATGTTCGTGTTGAACGTCGTCCTTATCAGTTTCTGTATCGTGATGATATGGGCTTGAATATGATGAATACGGAAACTTTTGAACAAATTTCAATTCCGGAAACAATGGTGGAAAACAATGATCTGATGAAAGAAGGTCAGATGGTTGAAATCCAGTTTCATGCAGAGGAGGAATTGCCTTTAACAGCTGAAATGCCCGATAAGGTTGAACTAACAATTACGGAAACCATTGAAGGTGAAAAAGGAAATACGGCAAGTTCAACAGCATTAAAACCTGCTACAGTTGAAACAGGTGCTGAAGTTATGGTGCCAATGTTTATAAACGAAGGCGATGTAATTCGTGTAAGCACTGCCGACCGTTCTTACAGCGAGCGTGTAAAACAGTAA
- a CDS encoding glycosyltransferase family 2 protein yields the protein MHPEVSVILPFFNAELSLQRAIDSVLQQSFTTFELLLINNNSTVKSEEIAKQAAQNDSHIVLLNEKTPGVANAMNCGLKNARGRFISRMDADDVAHPEKLQKQYNYLENNPSVDFVGSEVEYVPHIEENKGFRRFVDWVNSFHTPEEIKLKQFIEIPVINPTIFFRRQLFEKYGGCRDGNFPEDYEMQLRYLSHGAIMAKLPEKLLEWHDYSTRLTRTDKRYSTEAFFQTKAVYFKQWSKKNNPFHPNIWIWGAGRKTRQRSAFLQEHGLNIEGYIDIKKTKPDAIFYKELPQPGKLFIVSMVTNTGAGEKIREFLHQRNYCEGKDFILMG from the coding sequence ATGCATCCTGAAGTTTCAGTAATACTACCCTTTTTTAACGCCGAACTCTCCTTACAGCGTGCCATCGACAGTGTTTTGCAACAAAGTTTTACCACGTTCGAACTGCTTTTGATAAACAACAACAGCACCGTCAAAAGCGAAGAAATTGCAAAACAGGCTGCGCAAAACGATTCGCATATAGTTTTACTAAACGAGAAAACACCCGGGGTAGCCAATGCCATGAATTGCGGATTAAAAAACGCCCGTGGCCGGTTTATTTCCCGAATGGATGCCGATGATGTCGCTCATCCCGAAAAACTACAGAAACAATACAACTACCTCGAAAATAATCCGTCAGTCGATTTTGTGGGCAGCGAAGTTGAATATGTTCCACACATTGAAGAGAATAAAGGTTTTCGGCGATTTGTAGATTGGGTGAATTCGTTTCATACTCCTGAAGAAATTAAACTAAAGCAGTTTATTGAGATTCCGGTAATTAACCCGACCATATTTTTTCGTCGGCAGTTATTTGAGAAATATGGTGGCTGCCGCGACGGCAATTTCCCCGAAGATTACGAAATGCAATTGCGCTACCTGAGCCACGGAGCAATAATGGCTAAACTGCCCGAAAAGTTGCTGGAGTGGCACGACTACTCCACCCGGCTAACCCGCACTGATAAGCGATATTCTACCGAAGCTTTTTTTCAAACCAAAGCCGTTTATTTTAAACAGTGGTCGAAGAAAAACAATCCGTTTCACCCCAACATTTGGATTTGGGGAGCCGGTCGTAAAACCCGCCAACGGAGCGCTTTCCTTCAAGAACACGGGCTGAATATTGAGGGTTATATCGACATAAAAAAAACCAAACCCGATGCTATTTTTTATAAAGAACTTCCCCAACCCGGGAAGCTGTTTATTGTGTCGATGGTAACCAACACCGGTGCCGGAGAAAAAATCAGAGAATTCCTCCATCAAAGAAATTATTGTGAGGGGAAAGATTTTATTTTGATGGGCTAA
- a CDS encoding DUF3108 domain-containing protein, which translates to MNKLFSILIVIVFATQSLSAKDISLKFDLKFGFVKGGEAEMTISDTVFNGRPAIHYHVMGKTTGLANKLYGVYDIYETYVDAETRLPVKTIRNVKEGSYRRYTETLFYHDVDSINSTRSGWRAVPNDLLDLVSVFFYFVNKNPFELLQPGDAVIYPTINADKISDVSIKYLRDDKVETDVGDVECYVLTPTVRKGKVLKKSDGVRFYLAKDEKVPVFIEFDMRVGSLKAEIKHYKIDGVEQSLK; encoded by the coding sequence ATGAACAAGTTATTCTCCATATTGATTGTTATTGTTTTTGCAACACAATCGTTATCCGCAAAAGACATTTCGCTAAAATTCGACCTGAAGTTTGGTTTTGTAAAAGGTGGCGAAGCTGAAATGACAATAAGTGATACCGTTTTTAACGGTCGGCCAGCCATTCATTACCATGTGATGGGAAAAACCACCGGCCTGGCCAACAAGCTATATGGTGTTTACGATATTTACGAAACGTACGTAGATGCCGAAACACGGCTTCCGGTAAAGACAATCCGAAATGTAAAAGAAGGAAGTTACCGGCGCTATACCGAAACACTTTTCTATCACGATGTTGATTCTATAAATAGTACCCGAAGTGGCTGGCGTGCAGTTCCTAATGATTTGCTTGACCTGGTTTCGGTGTTCTTTTATTTTGTGAACAAAAATCCATTTGAGCTTCTTCAGCCTGGTGATGCAGTTATTTATCCAACTATAAATGCCGATAAAATATCTGATGTATCGATAAAGTACCTGCGCGATGATAAAGTTGAAACTGATGTTGGCGATGTTGAATGTTATGTATTAACACCAACCGTAAGAAAAGGAAAGGTTTTGAAAAAGTCGGACGGAGTAAGGTTTTATCTGGCAAAAGATGAAAAGGTGCCTGTTTTTATTGAGTTTGATATGCGGGTAGGTTCGTTGAAGGCAGAAATTAAACATTACAAGATAGATGGTGTTGAACAATCTTTAAAGTAG
- the tsaB gene encoding tRNA (adenosine(37)-N6)-threonylcarbamoyltransferase complex dimerization subunit type 1 TsaB: MAIILNIETSTEVCSVSLAENGKTLAQKESTEGLNHSKLLTVFIEDLFSENKFDINKIDAVAVSKGPGSYTGLRIGVSVAKGLCYGLGKPLIGIGSIEAMGNYVVENVGEFYKAKDGEELLFCPMIDARRMEVYTALFDETGKAVSNVTAEIIDENAFADHLNTKKILFFGNGAEKCREKLTHENVLFNGPEKTTARFMQNLAEIKYNKKEFEDVAYFEPFYLKDFVATIPKNKVLK, from the coding sequence ATGGCAATTATTTTAAATATCGAAACATCAACCGAAGTTTGTTCGGTTTCATTGGCAGAGAACGGGAAAACGCTTGCTCAAAAAGAAAGCACTGAGGGTTTAAATCACTCGAAGTTACTGACTGTTTTTATAGAGGATCTTTTTAGCGAAAATAAGTTCGACATCAATAAAATTGATGCAGTGGCGGTAAGCAAAGGTCCGGGATCGTACACCGGTTTACGCATTGGCGTTTCGGTGGCAAAAGGGCTATGCTACGGATTGGGCAAACCGCTTATAGGTATTGGATCGATTGAGGCGATGGGGAATTATGTTGTGGAGAATGTTGGCGAATTCTACAAAGCCAAAGACGGCGAAGAATTGCTGTTTTGTCCGATGATTGATGCCCGCCGAATGGAAGTTTATACCGCTTTGTTTGATGAAACGGGAAAAGCGGTAAGCAATGTAACTGCTGAAATCATTGATGAAAATGCTTTTGCAGATCATCTTAATACAAAAAAGATATTGTTTTTTGGAAACGGTGCCGAAAAGTGCAGGGAAAAATTGACGCATGAAAATGTGTTGTTTAACGGGCCTGAGAAAACAACGGCACGGTTTATGCAAAATCTGGCAGAAATTAAGTACAACAAAAAGGAATTTGAAGATGTTGCTTATTTCGAGCCCTTTTATTTAAAGGATTTTGTAGCAACCATTCCGAAAAACAAAGTATTAAAATGA
- the gldA gene encoding gliding motility-associated ABC transporter ATP-binding subunit GldA: MIVETRNITKLFGKQKALDSISFTVNKGELVGFLGPNGAGKSTTMKIITGFLPQDKGDILIDGQKVSGQNLEYKKQIGYLPEHNPLYTDLYVKEFLEITAGFYHLKNKKQRVSEMIELTGLGIEQHKKIRALSKGYRQRVGLAQALIHDPSILIMDEPTTGLDPNQLEEIRALIREISKEKTVILSSHIMQEVEAVCNRVLIINKGKIVADGDIKDVKAGINIQNQVVIAGFKEKVSEEQLVQIPGVNSVTINELGWEIEAGSAADIRQHIFQFAVDNKLTLLTLFEKQQNLENVFHQLTR, translated from the coding sequence ATGATAGTTGAAACAAGGAATATCACGAAATTGTTTGGGAAACAGAAAGCACTCGACTCGATTAGTTTTACTGTTAACAAAGGCGAACTGGTAGGTTTTTTGGGTCCGAATGGCGCCGGAAAATCAACCACCATGAAAATCATTACCGGTTTTCTGCCACAAGATAAAGGCGACATTTTGATTGATGGGCAAAAAGTATCGGGGCAAAACCTCGAATACAAAAAGCAAATTGGCTATTTACCCGAACACAATCCGCTGTATACCGACCTTTATGTGAAAGAATTTTTGGAGATAACAGCGGGATTCTACCACCTGAAAAATAAGAAACAACGTGTTTCAGAAATGATCGAGTTAACCGGACTTGGAATTGAGCAGCACAAAAAAATACGTGCCCTCTCAAAAGGCTATCGCCAGCGTGTGGGCTTGGCACAAGCATTAATTCACGATCCGTCGATATTGATTATGGATGAACCAACAACCGGCCTCGACCCCAACCAGCTGGAAGAGATTCGGGCACTGATACGCGAGATCAGCAAAGAGAAAACGGTAATTCTGTCGTCGCATATTATGCAAGAAGTGGAAGCCGTGTGCAACCGCGTGCTTATTATCAACAAAGGAAAAATTGTTGCGGATGGCGATATTAAGGATGTAAAAGCCGGAATCAATATCCAAAACCAGGTTGTTATTGCCGGGTTTAAAGAAAAGGTCTCGGAAGAACAGCTAGTACAAATACCCGGCGTAAACAGCGTTACCATAAATGAATTGGGCTGGGAAATTGAAGCCGGAAGTGCAGCAGATATCCGTCAGCACATTTTTCAGTTTGCCGTTGATAATAAGCTCACATTGCTTACCCTTTTTGAAAAACAACAAAACCTCGAGAACGTGTTCCATCAGCTTACACGGTAA